The following proteins are encoded in a genomic region of Paenibacillus sp. FSL R7-0273:
- a CDS encoding aspartate kinase, producing the protein MSLYVMKFGGSSVGDIERMQRVAKRIAEKQDEGHRCVVVVSAMGDTTDDLIDQAKALNEQPPAREMDMLMTTGEQISVALLSIALHGIGRNAVSYTGWQAGFRTDETHGRARINEIVPRRVLESLEREQIVIVAGFQGMTLDGEITTLGRGGSDTTAVALAAAIKADVCEIYTDVDGIYSTDPRIVKKARKLKEISYDEMLELANLGAAVLHPRAVEYAKRYQVKLVVRSSFNHNEGTVVKEEASMEQGVVVSGIAFDKNVARISILGVPDVPGVLAQVFGRLAAEGVDVDIIVQSGVQNGTADFSFTVGLGDLDRAKEVIEGLHSELPYREVTSEDNLVKVSIVGAGMVSHPGVAAQMFEVISGQGVSIKMVSTSEIKVSCVIESGNLPQIIQALHTAYNLDTEEQAFVGGPQDRR; encoded by the coding sequence TTGTCACTTTATGTCATGAAATTCGGAGGCAGCTCCGTCGGAGACATTGAACGCATGCAGCGCGTCGCTAAGCGCATCGCAGAGAAGCAGGATGAAGGGCACCGCTGCGTTGTGGTTGTATCCGCTATGGGAGACACCACGGATGATCTGATCGATCAGGCCAAGGCGCTGAATGAACAGCCGCCGGCGCGCGAAATGGATATGCTGATGACCACAGGCGAACAGATCTCGGTGGCGCTGCTGTCCATCGCCCTGCACGGAATCGGCAGAAACGCCGTCTCTTACACAGGCTGGCAGGCCGGCTTCCGGACTGATGAAACCCACGGCCGGGCCCGGATCAACGAAATTGTTCCGCGGCGTGTGCTGGAGTCGCTGGAGCGCGAGCAGATCGTAATCGTGGCCGGTTTCCAGGGAATGACGCTGGACGGCGAGATTACAACACTGGGACGCGGAGGCTCCGATACGACGGCGGTAGCACTGGCAGCTGCCATCAAGGCGGATGTGTGCGAAATCTATACCGATGTGGACGGCATCTATTCCACCGACCCGCGTATCGTGAAGAAGGCACGCAAGCTGAAGGAAATCTCCTATGACGAGATGCTGGAGCTGGCCAATCTGGGCGCAGCGGTACTCCACCCCCGTGCTGTAGAATATGCCAAAAGATATCAGGTAAAGCTGGTCGTCAGATCAAGCTTTAATCATAATGAAGGTACTGTTGTGAAGGAGGAAGCAAGCATGGAACAGGGAGTTGTAGTAAGCGGGATTGCGTTTGACAAGAACGTGGCGCGGATCAGTATTCTGGGAGTGCCGGATGTGCCGGGCGTACTGGCCCAGGTGTTCGGCAGACTGGCTGCTGAAGGCGTTGACGTGGATATTATCGTGCAGAGCGGTGTTCAGAACGGCACAGCCGACTTTTCCTTTACAGTAGGTCTGGGCGATTTGGACCGGGCCAAGGAGGTTATTGAAGGGCTGCACAGCGAGCTGCCTTACCGTGAAGTAACCTCTGAAGACAATCTGGTCAAGGTCTCAATCGTCGGCGCCGGTATGGTCAGCCATCCGGGTGTTGCCGCGCAGATGTTCGAAGTGATCTCCGGCCAGGGCGTCAGCATCAAGATGGTCAGCACCTCTGAAATCAAGGTGTCCTGCGTCATTGAATCCGGCAACCTTCCGCAAATCATTCAGGCGCTTCACACCGCCTACAACCTGGATACAGAAGAGCAGGCCTTTGTCGGCGGGCCTCAGGACCGCAGATAG
- a CDS encoding TetR/AcrR family transcriptional regulator — protein MSPRNVQKDQQLRKERIQHILDAALQTIAKRGVDSTNIKDIALEANLSVGNIYNYFSSKDEIFSEVLLRGQTAYGRTLEELASLDADPRVKLLEFCKGWLSNESNWAFTIMLQSIRTNQTVNPEIRAAATQRFTGNLEPLAEIIRQGQAAGTLIEGDSRQLAFYFVSLIQGLTLQLAPGYEIPVNINPPGIVALFLAADTPLPETDPRTSAKLFRFRNKKMFDK, from the coding sequence ATGTCGCCGAGAAACGTCCAAAAGGACCAGCAGCTGAGAAAAGAACGCATCCAGCACATATTGGATGCTGCACTGCAGACCATCGCCAAACGCGGAGTAGATTCGACCAATATCAAGGACATTGCCCTGGAGGCGAATCTCAGCGTGGGCAATATTTATAATTATTTTTCCTCCAAGGATGAGATTTTCAGCGAGGTACTGCTGCGCGGGCAGACTGCGTACGGCAGGACACTGGAAGAGCTGGCTTCACTGGATGCAGATCCCCGCGTCAAGCTGCTTGAGTTCTGCAAGGGGTGGCTGTCCAATGAGAGCAACTGGGCCTTTACCATTATGCTGCAGAGCATCCGAACCAACCAGACCGTTAATCCGGAGATCAGAGCGGCGGCAACACAGCGTTTTACAGGCAATCTGGAGCCGCTGGCAGAGATTATCCGGCAGGGACAGGCTGCAGGCACGCTTATTGAGGGAGATTCCCGGCAGCTCGCCTTTTATTTTGTAAGTCTTATACAGGGTCTTACACTGCAGCTTGCCCCGGGCTATGAAATTCCCGTTAACATTAACCCTCCCGGGATTGTAGCACTGTTTCTGGCAGCAGACACGCCATTGCCGGAGACGGATCCGCGGACTTCAGCCAAGCTGTTCCGGTTCCGGAATAAAAAAATGTTTGACAAGTGA
- a CDS encoding ABC transporter ATP-binding protein — protein sequence MASELLVIEGLGKTFSAPAGDVIALNNIRLKVRKGEFVTIIGPSGCGKSTLLKIVAGLDTRYTGTVLLNDKPIEGPSIEKGFIFQEPRLFPWLTVEKNIAANLSLKNPRVRQRVNELIELVRLQGFEKSYPRELSGGMAQRVSIARALLRNPDVLLLDEPFGALDAFTRTHMQEVLLDIWQRNGTTMLFVTHDLDEAVFLGERVVIMNPRPGHIRSVLPVDLPFPRKRSGTAFQEMRRLVLNEFEKVEEPLYDVGGGI from the coding sequence ATGGCCTCAGAGCTGCTTGTTATCGAAGGACTGGGCAAAACCTTTTCCGCTCCCGCGGGTGATGTGATTGCCTTGAACAACATCCGGCTGAAGGTCCGGAAAGGCGAATTCGTGACGATTATCGGCCCCAGCGGCTGCGGTAAAAGCACCTTGCTCAAGATTGTCGCCGGACTGGACACCCGGTACACCGGAACAGTTCTGCTGAACGATAAGCCGATCGAAGGCCCAAGCATTGAGAAGGGCTTTATCTTTCAGGAGCCGCGGCTGTTCCCCTGGCTGACGGTGGAGAAGAATATCGCTGCTAATCTGTCGCTGAAAAATCCCCGGGTGCGTCAAAGAGTCAATGAGCTGATTGAGCTAGTACGGCTGCAGGGCTTCGAAAAGTCCTATCCCCGGGAGCTGTCCGGCGGGATGGCACAGCGTGTCTCCATTGCCAGGGCCCTGCTGCGGAATCCCGATGTACTGCTGCTGGATGAGCCGTTTGGTGCACTGGATGCTTTTACCCGGACCCATATGCAGGAGGTTCTGCTCGACATCTGGCAGCGCAACGGAACGACCATGCTGTTTGTAACCCATGACCTGGATGAAGCCGTGTTCCTCGGAGAACGGGTTGTGATTATGAATCCCCGTCCGGGGCATATCCGCAGCGTGCTGCCGGTCGATCTTCCTTTTCCCCGCAAAAGATCAGGTACGGCCTTCCAGGAGATGCGCAGACTGGTGCTGAACGAATTTGAAAAGGTGGAAGAACCGCTCTACGACGTAGGCGGGGGGATATAG
- a CDS encoding aliphatic sulfonate ABC transporter substrate-binding protein — MKKSSFILTALLALSILIVGCANNTSDATSQEAASSEGVTVKIGIQGSGGLFGKAREEKWFEQEFEKLGATVEWIEFQSGPPMTEAIASNKLDIASLGNMPIIAAQAANIPFKIISQALDGKNNVAVIVPAGSTAASLADLKGKKIAVTKGSNAYNFLYRGFNEAGLPDSDFEIIQLQPDETQSAFENGGVDAWATWDPYITLNTLTGKGKVLTDGEQLGVLSPSFTIARTAFAEQHPELVTLYLKAVNKTLKWETDNEDEALERYAAERSIPVEVVKGIFERSRIINIPVSEDIVAEMQTTADFQYKIENIRSEIEVKKITDNQYIEAALKEPLE, encoded by the coding sequence ATGAAAAAATCATCATTCATCCTTACTGCGCTGCTCGCTTTGTCCATACTGATTGTCGGCTGCGCCAATAACACCTCGGATGCAACCAGCCAGGAAGCCGCCTCCAGCGAAGGGGTTACGGTTAAGATAGGCATTCAGGGCAGCGGCGGATTGTTCGGCAAAGCCCGTGAGGAGAAGTGGTTTGAGCAGGAGTTTGAGAAGCTGGGGGCAACTGTGGAATGGATTGAATTCCAGAGCGGCCCTCCAATGACAGAAGCCATCGCTTCCAACAAGCTCGATATCGCAAGTCTGGGCAACATGCCGATCATTGCAGCGCAGGCAGCTAATATTCCATTTAAAATCATCTCCCAGGCGCTGGACGGTAAAAATAACGTGGCTGTAATTGTGCCTGCCGGCAGCACCGCGGCCTCACTTGCGGATTTGAAAGGCAAGAAGATTGCAGTGACCAAGGGAAGCAATGCCTACAACTTCCTGTACCGCGGCTTTAATGAAGCAGGGCTGCCAGACAGTGATTTCGAAATCATCCAGCTGCAGCCTGATGAAACGCAATCGGCCTTTGAGAACGGCGGCGTCGATGCCTGGGCCACCTGGGATCCGTATATCACCTTGAATACGCTGACCGGCAAAGGCAAAGTGCTCACAGACGGCGAGCAGCTCGGTGTACTCTCCCCTTCCTTTACCATTGCGCGCACAGCTTTTGCCGAGCAGCATCCCGAGCTTGTTACGCTTTATCTCAAGGCCGTCAACAAAACGCTGAAATGGGAAACCGATAACGAAGATGAGGCACTAGAAAGATATGCAGCGGAACGCAGTATTCCGGTTGAGGTGGTTAAAGGGATTTTTGAGCGCTCCCGGATTATCAATATCCCTGTAAGTGAGGACATTGTCGCTGAAATGCAGACAACTGCAGACTTCCAGTACAAAATTGAAAATATCAGAAGCGAGATTGAAGTCAAAAAAATCACGGATAACCAGTACATCGAGGCTGCTCTTAAGGAGCCGCTGGAATAA
- a CDS encoding ABC transporter permease, producing the protein MQASAGKALVPPLTPKKRTLKSRSLSILATNLLLSLLVPVALLVAWEIAGTLGYLNPVLLPKPSSIWAELAGMTSSGELARHLGISAWRALLGFLIGGGLGLAAGIWVGFSYKTERLLDPTLQMLRTLPHLAIAPLFILWFGFGETSKLLLIAKGSFFPLYVNTFLGIRSVDSKLFDVGKVLQFSKWQMITRLILPASLPNIFLGIRLSVGVAWLGLVVAEMMGSSSGVGYLINDARSFSLTTVVFVGIIVFAVVGKLSDFVIRLIEARMLRWQDSYNGEGAK; encoded by the coding sequence ATGCAAGCAAGTGCGGGAAAGGCGCTTGTCCCACCTCTAACCCCCAAAAAGCGCACATTGAAAAGCCGCAGCCTGTCTATTCTGGCTACCAACCTGCTGCTGAGCCTTCTTGTTCCTGTGGCGCTGCTGGTCGCTTGGGAGATTGCCGGGACGCTGGGTTACCTGAACCCCGTCCTGCTCCCGAAGCCCAGCAGCATATGGGCAGAACTGGCTGGTATGACCAGCTCCGGCGAGCTTGCCAGGCATCTGGGCATCTCGGCCTGGAGAGCCCTGCTCGGCTTCCTGATCGGCGGCGGCCTGGGCCTGGCGGCAGGCATTTGGGTAGGATTTTCCTATAAAACTGAACGGCTGCTTGATCCGACCCTGCAGATGCTGCGGACGCTGCCCCATCTGGCGATTGCCCCGCTGTTTATTCTGTGGTTCGGCTTCGGTGAAACCTCCAAGCTGCTGCTGATTGCCAAGGGCTCTTTTTTCCCGCTGTATGTCAATACCTTTCTCGGCATCCGCTCTGTAGACAGCAAGCTGTTTGATGTAGGCAAGGTGCTGCAGTTCAGTAAATGGCAGATGATCACCAGATTGATCCTGCCCGCCTCGCTGCCTAATATCTTTCTGGGTATCCGGCTGTCAGTCGGTGTGGCCTGGCTCGGCCTGGTCGTTGCTGAAATGATGGGCTCCAGCTCAGGGGTGGGTTATCTGATCAATGACGCCAGATCCTTCTCCCTTACTACTGTGGTGTTCGTAGGCATTATCGTATTTGCGGTAGTCGGCAAGCTTTCCGATTTCGTGATCAGGCTGATTGAAGCAAGAATGCTGCGCTGGCAGGACAGCTATAATGGGGAGGGTGCCAAATGA
- a CDS encoding ABC transporter permease yields MNKQLAGRTSERPGAALSRIPAALHGWIVPVVILLIWQLAAALHLVSATLLPAPSQIIGQAFRLLGNGELLQHMGISLYRAGVGFALGSAAGLLLGLSTGLGKLAERTLDPSLQMLRMIPMLSLVPLFILWFGVGEFSKILMISLGAFFPVYVNTFLGIRGVELKLLEVTGIYQFTRWQLLSRVVIPSALPNILLGLRLSLGTAWLVLVVAEMMGASAGVGYMIQDARAYSQTDIVFVGIAIFAIVGKLSDSAVRLLEKRWLRWRDTYKG; encoded by the coding sequence ATGAATAAGCAGCTTGCTGGAAGAACCAGCGAACGCCCGGGAGCCGCTCTCAGTCGTATACCGGCAGCTCTCCACGGATGGATTGTACCGGTGGTCATTCTCCTCATCTGGCAGCTGGCCGCCGCCCTGCACCTTGTATCTGCTACCCTGCTGCCTGCACCCTCGCAGATCATCGGGCAAGCCTTCCGCCTCCTGGGCAATGGCGAACTGCTGCAGCATATGGGTATCAGCCTCTACCGTGCAGGTGTGGGCTTTGCGCTTGGCAGCGCGGCCGGATTGCTGCTCGGCCTGTCTACAGGACTCGGCAAGCTGGCTGAGCGTACGCTCGATCCTTCACTCCAGATGCTGCGGATGATTCCTATGCTCTCTCTGGTGCCGCTGTTTATTTTATGGTTCGGTGTAGGCGAGTTTTCGAAGATTCTGATGATTTCGCTCGGGGCATTCTTCCCTGTGTATGTTAATACGTTTCTCGGTATCCGGGGCGTCGAGCTCAAGCTGCTTGAGGTCACCGGGATCTACCAGTTCACCCGATGGCAGCTGCTCAGCAGGGTTGTTATCCCGTCGGCACTGCCCAATATTCTGCTCGGGCTCAGACTTTCCCTGGGTACAGCATGGCTCGTTCTGGTCGTTGCAGAGATGATGGGAGCCAGTGCAGGCGTCGGTTACATGATTCAGGATGCGCGTGCTTACTCGCAGACGGATATTGTTTTTGTCGGAATTGCTATCTTTGCAATAGTCGGCAAGCTTTCGGATTCGGCTGTCCGCCTGCTGGAGAAGCGCTGGCTGCGCTGGCGCGATACGTATAAAGGTTAG
- a CDS encoding LLM class flavin-dependent oxidoreductase: MSARQGQLHLGAFIYFSGHHHYGWRRPDSGAETMFDYKFYRSVAQTAERGKFDMMFLADLLYVMGADQAAAGMLDPLTVLSALSADTEKLGLTATVSTTYNEPYNVARKFATLDHISGGRAGWNIVTSQLDTEARNFGRSEHPEHGLRYKMAQEFVEVATLLWDSWGDDSLIVNREAGKFADPAKIVEVEYKGQWYSTKGTLNVPRPPQGYPVLIQAGSSEPGQQFAASFGEVIFTAQQSLQEAKKFYESVKSKLAGAGRERDSMKIMPGLSPILGATEEEAQRKYNELQELIPPEAVVKLLSGMLNFDLSPYPVNEPLPDIPDPVQASNGMKSRVKLIMDMARKDNLSVLELGRRLIGARGHLQFVGTYEQLADLMQLWFEEYGCDGFNIMPPVLPGDLNEFVDHVIPVLQARGLFREEYTGNTLREHLGLVRPQLHHFTKELSHK; this comes from the coding sequence ATGAGCGCCAGACAAGGGCAGCTTCATTTAGGGGCTTTCATTTATTTTTCGGGCCATCACCATTACGGCTGGCGGCGACCGGACTCCGGGGCTGAGACGATGTTCGACTATAAATTTTACCGCTCAGTGGCACAGACCGCTGAACGCGGTAAATTCGATATGATGTTCCTCGCGGATCTTCTCTATGTAATGGGGGCCGATCAAGCAGCTGCAGGGATGCTGGACCCCCTGACAGTGCTGTCTGCCCTATCTGCGGATACAGAGAAGCTTGGACTGACAGCGACGGTTTCCACCACCTACAACGAACCGTATAACGTCGCCCGCAAATTTGCTACACTTGACCATATCAGCGGTGGACGGGCCGGCTGGAATATTGTTACCTCCCAGCTGGATACCGAGGCCCGCAATTTCGGCCGTTCAGAGCATCCTGAACACGGGCTGCGCTACAAGATGGCCCAGGAATTCGTGGAAGTGGCTACCCTGCTGTGGGACAGCTGGGGGGATGATTCCCTGATCGTCAACCGTGAAGCGGGAAAATTTGCCGATCCGGCTAAAATTGTAGAAGTGGAATATAAGGGCCAGTGGTATTCCACAAAGGGCACGCTGAATGTACCGCGGCCGCCTCAGGGCTACCCTGTGCTCATTCAGGCCGGCTCTTCCGAGCCGGGCCAGCAGTTCGCCGCCAGCTTCGGCGAGGTGATCTTCACGGCCCAGCAGTCCCTTCAGGAGGCCAAGAAGTTCTATGAGAGCGTTAAATCCAAGCTTGCAGGCGCCGGACGTGAACGGGATAGCATGAAGATTATGCCGGGCCTCTCTCCTATCCTGGGTGCCACTGAAGAAGAAGCTCAGCGCAAATACAACGAGCTGCAGGAGCTGATCCCGCCGGAAGCCGTGGTCAAGCTGCTGTCCGGCATGCTGAATTTTGACCTGAGTCCCTATCCGGTGAACGAACCGCTCCCTGATATTCCGGACCCGGTCCAGGCCAGCAACGGGATGAAGAGCAGGGTAAAGCTGATTATGGATATGGCCCGAAAGGATAACCTGTCCGTCCTGGAGCTGGGCCGCAGGCTGATCGGCGCCAGAGGACATCTGCAGTTCGTCGGAACCTATGAGCAGCTGGCCGACCTGATGCAGCTCTGGTTCGAGGAATATGGCTGTGACGGGTTTAATATCATGCCTCCAGTTCTGCCGGGAGACCTGAATGAATTCGTTGACCATGTCATTCCGGTCCTGCAGGCCCGCGGACTCTTCCGTGAAGAATATACGGGAAATACACTCCGGGAGCACCTCGGCCTCGTCCGGCCGCAGCTCCATCATTTCACAAAGGAGCTGTCCCATAAATAA
- the efp gene encoding elongation factor P, with translation MISVNDFKTGLTVEVEGDIFTVLDFQHVKPGKGAAFVRSKLKNLRNGNTVERTFRAGETIGRAIIENRKVQYLYASGAEHVFMDNETYDQFELSAKQLEWELNFLRENMTVSIVSYQGEILGINLPTSVELKVTETEPGVKGNTAQGATKAATLETGHIVQVPLFINEGDVLLVDTREGKYISRA, from the coding sequence GTGATTTCAGTTAATGATTTTAAAACAGGCCTTACCGTAGAGGTTGAAGGCGATATCTTTACCGTTCTTGATTTCCAGCACGTAAAACCGGGTAAGGGTGCAGCATTTGTCCGCTCCAAGCTGAAGAACCTGCGCAACGGCAATACCGTTGAGCGTACCTTCCGTGCGGGTGAAACGATTGGCCGCGCCATCATCGAAAACCGCAAAGTACAGTACCTGTATGCAAGCGGTGCTGAACACGTATTTATGGATAATGAAACATATGACCAGTTCGAGCTGAGCGCTAAGCAGCTTGAATGGGAGCTTAACTTCCTGAGAGAGAACATGACGGTTAGCATCGTAAGCTACCAGGGGGAGATTCTGGGGATCAACCTGCCGACCAGCGTTGAGTTGAAGGTTACTGAAACCGAGCCAGGCGTAAAGGGTAACACTGCGCAGGGTGCAACCAAAGCTGCTACACTGGAAACTGGTCATATTGTACAGGTTCCGCTGTTCATTAATGAAGGCGATGTTCTCCTGGTTGATACACGCGAAGGTAAATATATCTCCCGCGCGTAG
- a CDS encoding M24 family metallopeptidase translates to MGNKRVSKLRKVLQDLGLDAMLITSGYNRRYLSGFTGSSGFVLVTGDDSYLLTDFRYMTQAAEQVTGLKVVQHGPKFIDTVRELLPQGGSVRVGFEQDDVTFSAFTAYAAALQPAELVPVSKAVENLRMFKDEDELAVMQRAADLADATFSHILNVIKPGMTERDVDLEMEFFMRTHGATSSSFDTIVASGERSAMPHGVASSKVIGNNEFVTFDFGALLDGYCSDVTRTIALGKPDPKLKEIYDIVLEAQLHTLANIKPGMTGREADALARDIITRYGYGEYFGHSTGHGLGMEVHEWPRLSKLADETLEPGMVVTVEPGIYLSGLGGVRIEDDIVITESGITLLTHSSKDYLVL, encoded by the coding sequence ATGGGCAATAAGCGCGTCTCCAAGCTGCGTAAGGTTTTGCAGGACCTGGGATTGGATGCAATGTTAATTACCAGCGGGTATAACCGCCGCTATCTGAGCGGATTCACCGGCTCTTCAGGGTTTGTGCTGGTCACCGGCGATGACAGCTACCTGCTGACTGACTTCCGCTACATGACCCAGGCTGCCGAGCAGGTAACCGGGTTAAAGGTTGTACAGCATGGTCCGAAATTCATTGACACGGTGCGTGAGCTGCTGCCGCAAGGCGGAAGTGTACGTGTAGGCTTTGAACAGGATGATGTGACCTTCAGCGCTTTCACAGCCTATGCTGCGGCGCTCCAGCCGGCAGAGCTGGTACCGGTCTCCAAGGCGGTTGAGAATCTGCGGATGTTCAAGGATGAGGATGAGCTGGCTGTTATGCAGCGTGCTGCTGATCTGGCCGATGCCACCTTCAGCCATATTCTCAATGTGATCAAGCCCGGCATGACGGAGCGTGATGTGGATCTGGAAATGGAATTCTTCATGCGCACCCATGGGGCAACCTCTTCATCGTTTGATACTATTGTTGCTTCAGGCGAACGTTCGGCTATGCCGCACGGTGTGGCCAGCAGCAAGGTGATAGGCAACAATGAATTCGTCACTTTTGATTTCGGCGCGCTGCTGGACGGGTACTGCTCGGATGTTACCCGTACAATTGCTCTGGGCAAGCCGGATCCGAAGCTGAAGGAAATCTATGACATCGTGCTTGAAGCACAGCTGCATACGCTGGCTAACATCAAGCCGGGCATGACTGGCCGTGAAGCGGATGCGCTTGCGCGCGACATCATTACCCGTTACGGCTACGGGGAGTATTTCGGCCACAGCACCGGGCATGGCCTGGGTATGGAGGTTCACGAATGGCCGCGGCTGTCCAAGCTGGCCGATGAGACTCTGGAGCCGGGTATGGTTGTTACTGTTGAACCGGGGATTTATCTGTCGGGACTCGGCGGTGTACGGATTGAGGACGATATCGTGATTACCGAAAGCGGCATTACGCTGCTGACACATTCGTCGAAGGATTATCTGGTACTGTAA
- a CDS encoding YqhR family membrane protein, protein MNKAGNQASGHTNPWFFAIELGIFAGLIWGGIRWLIYVFRFTKVIPGFLAEPFFQHAFLMKPAGQLVGYLFYILFSVIAALIYVLLFRKLKGPWPGMVYGVIWWALIFLAGSWLFLQQPMFRLPWNSVISEFCIFLLWGLFIGYTAAIEFTDERKREQRTKLA, encoded by the coding sequence ATGAATAAAGCAGGCAACCAGGCTTCAGGTCATACAAACCCGTGGTTTTTCGCAATCGAACTTGGCATATTTGCCGGATTGATCTGGGGAGGCATCCGCTGGCTGATTTATGTTTTTCGTTTCACAAAGGTGATACCGGGCTTTTTGGCTGAGCCTTTTTTTCAGCATGCCTTTTTAATGAAGCCCGCCGGGCAGCTGGTCGGGTATCTCTTTTATATCCTGTTCTCTGTAATAGCCGCACTGATTTATGTGCTCCTGTTCCGGAAGCTGAAAGGACCCTGGCCGGGAATGGTGTACGGTGTGATCTGGTGGGCGTTAATCTTCCTGGCCGGCTCCTGGCTGTTCCTGCAGCAGCCCATGTTCAGGCTCCCCTGGAACTCGGTCATCAGCGAATTTTGCATCTTTTTGCTCTGGGGATTATTCATCGGCTACACAGCAGCAATTGAGTTTACGGATGAACGAAAACGTGAGCAGCGCACAAAGCTTGCCTGA
- a CDS encoding DUF1385 domain-containing protein, producing MFGGKHINVTAVRRKNQEITFLEVPKSDKSWIIKLRKIPLLRGIVSIIDSSAKGSKHLNYSAESFAEDETEPEEAAKQKDTAKEKKKDEGWSLGMIFGVAVMGILSFLFGKLIFTLVPVFIETYLFEGVINNYILRNLVEGVIKLILLLVYLTAISQTPVIKRLFQYHGAEHKVISAFEAGEELTVANVQKYSRLHYRCGSSFMMLTIILGVVIYSVFPWSTLTERVLQRIILLPVVIGVSFEVLKGTNAVRDVPWLKYLGYPGLWLQLLTTKEPKDDMVEVSIASFNRMRELDAMIEAKGYIDESVSGGVLDPAKG from the coding sequence ATGTTCGGCGGCAAGCATATCAACGTAACAGCCGTACGGCGGAAGAATCAGGAAATTACATTTTTGGAGGTGCCGAAGAGCGATAAGAGCTGGATCATTAAACTGCGCAAGATTCCGCTGCTTCGCGGCATTGTCAGTATTATAGATTCCAGCGCCAAAGGCTCGAAGCATCTGAATTACTCGGCAGAATCATTCGCTGAGGATGAGACAGAGCCTGAGGAAGCGGCTAAGCAGAAGGATACAGCCAAGGAGAAGAAGAAAGATGAAGGCTGGAGCCTCGGCATGATTTTCGGGGTTGCGGTGATGGGGATTCTGTCCTTCTTGTTCGGCAAGCTGATCTTTACCCTGGTTCCGGTTTTTATAGAAACGTATCTGTTCGAGGGTGTAATTAACAACTATATTCTGCGCAACCTTGTAGAAGGGGTAATCAAGCTGATTCTGCTGCTTGTCTACCTGACTGCAATTTCACAGACTCCGGTTATTAAACGCCTCTTCCAGTATCACGGGGCCGAGCACAAGGTCATCAGCGCCTTTGAAGCCGGAGAAGAATTGACTGTCGCGAACGTTCAGAAATACAGCCGTCTGCATTACCGCTGCGGCAGCAGCTTCATGATGCTGACCATTATCCTCGGCGTCGTGATCTACTCTGTATTCCCTTGGAGCACTCTTACTGAACGCGTCCTTCAGCGAATCATTCTGCTGCCGGTTGTCATCGGTGTGTCGTTTGAGGTTCTGAAGGGAACCAACGCTGTCCGCGATGTTCCGTGGCTTAAGTATTTAGGCTATCCGGGCCTGTGGCTCCAGCTGCTTACCACCAAAGAACCAAAGGATGATATGGTTGAGGTATCGATTGCATCATTTAACCGGATGCGTGAGCTGGACGCAATGATTGAAGCTAAGGGCTATATTGATGAAAGTGTGTCCGGCGGCGTATTGGATCCTGCGAAAGGATGA